In a genomic window of Apteryx mantelli isolate bAptMan1 chromosome 2, bAptMan1.hap1, whole genome shotgun sequence:
- the GBX1 gene encoding LOW QUALITY PROTEIN: homeobox protein GBX-1 (The sequence of the model RefSeq protein was modified relative to this genomic sequence to represent the inferred CDS: inserted 1 base in 1 codon; deleted 2 bases in 2 codons) yields the protein MDESRGRHPRPPPLPSPPLPSPPSRPGPAPPRRGGGRAAPSAPPLCRAEPASGRAGGSSRRAPEPTGGGGGGRGPGPGPGPGPGPRRRRXAAAARRVGGGPSSPESWCRLSRRCPLAMQRPSGQGTAFSIDSLIGTPPPRSGHLLYTGYPMFMPYRPLVLPQALSHAPLQSGLPPLAPLASFAGRLTNTFCASLGQAVPSMVALTTALPSFSEPPDGFYPPQELPPPRANPDAGCRRAAEGLEAEDLPPGRDKGPPEPPLHFPDPFPGLADGKAYSSDEEKLEVKSAATPCSEREEESSAGDSEDEPFLDGAAAGALGAKGKGKGGPAAEQTPPGSGAGKSRRRRTAFTSEQLLELEKEFHCKKYLSLTERSQIAHALKLSEVQVKIWFQNRRAKWKRIKAGNVSNRSGEPVRNPKIVVPIPVHVNRFAVRSQHQQIEQGARP from the exons ATGGATGAGAGCAGAGGGCGAcacccccgcccgcctcccctcccttcccctcccctcccctcccct ccctcgcggcccggcccggcccccccgcggcggggc ggcgggcgggcggctccgAGCGCGCCTCCACTCTGCCGCGCCGAGCcagcgagcgggcgggcgggcggcagctctCGCCGGGCGCCGGAGCCcacgggaggcggcggcggcgggcgcgggccggggccggggccggggccggggccggggccgcggcggcggc cggccgcggcggcgcggcgagtTGGCGGCGGCCCGAGCTCGCCGGAAAGTTGGTGCCGGTTGAGCCGGCGGTGCCCGCTCGCCATGCAGAGACCCAGCGGCCAGGGGACCGCCTTCTCCATCGACTCGCTCATCgggacgccgccgccgcgctccgggcaCCTGCTCTACACCGGCTACCCCATGTTCATGCCGTACCGGCCGCTGGTGCTGCCGCAGGCGCTGTCCCACGCGCCGCTGCAGTCGGGGCTGCCGCCGCTGGCGCCGCTGGCCTCCTTCGCCGGCCGCCTCACCAACACCTTCTGCGCCAGCCTGGGCCAGGCCGTGCCCTCCATGGTGGCGCTCACCACGGCGCTGCCCAGCTTCTCCGAGCCCCCCGACGGCTTCTACCCGCCGCAGGAgctgcccccgccgcgcgccAACCCCGACGCCGGCTGCCGGAGGGCCGCCGAGGGCCTGGAGGCGGAGGATCTGCCCCCGGGGCGCGACAAGGGGCCGCCCGAGCCCCCGCTCCACTTCCCGGACCCCTTCCCCGGCCTGGCAG ACGGGAAGGCGTACAGCTCGGACGAGGAGAAGCTGGAAGTGAAGTCGGCGGCGACGCCGTGCAGCGAGCGGGAGGAGGAGAGCTCGGCGGGCGACAGCGAGGACGAGCCCTTCCTGgacggcgcggccgccggcgccctgggcgccaagggcaagggcaagggcggccccgcggcggagcaaaccccgccgggctccggggcCGGCAAGAGCCGGCGGCGGCGCACGGCCTTCACGAgcgagcagctgctggagctggagaaggagTTTCACTGCAAGAAGTACCTGAGCCTCACGGAGCGCTCCCAGATCGCGCACGCCCTGAAGCTCAGCGAGGTGCAGGTGAAGATCTGGTTCCAGAACCGCCGCGCCAAGTGGAAACGCATCAAGGCGGGCAACGTGAGCAACCGCTCGGGCGAGCCCGTCCGCAACCCCAAGATCGTGGTGCCCATCCCGGTGCACGTCAACCGTTTCGCCGTGCGCAGCCAGCACCAGCAGATCGAGCAGGGCGCCCGGCCCTGA
- the ASB10 gene encoding ankyrin repeat and SOCS box protein 10 — MEQQLQQWFTECCSVTLCSLQLDKEKLDRWKYSRHVRPRHSEGNLNPVGWGCQNSRTEPLECRDLLVQNALFTGDLEMVQKYFTKDAAINLIIETKGDELRWTSRKFGLWSLTYEQELTTPLHITASRGYADCLRFLLLRGASVNFAPGGKTALHEACAAASTDCASLLLSFGADPEAVSEDGYKPLHLCKSPGSIECVRQLLQHGASVNSRTEEEDDTALHVAARHGLTDHVQLLLRHGAELEAKNEEGQTPLNAACAQPHQPRDVERYYRVCQLLVESGASINAADRDRQHPLHLACKNANAQVVELLLARGANVNIMNYSGNTALHNILQAAAYKPEHQPELVVRALLNYGAIRIWPGSLLKVLRYCHSCPRVLEALMNSYEHVRVSEDWVEAVPAEVVQKYPRFYQSLFSLEQSPRSLQHLARCTLRTFLEGRLLRVLSQLHLPSALHQFLLLGFEDVLY, encoded by the exons ATGGAGCAGCAGCTTCAGCAGTGGTTCACTGAGTGCTG CTCTGTCACACTGTGCTCGCTGCAGCTGGACAAGGAGAAGCTGGATCGGTGGAAGTACTCTCGGCACGTAAGGCCAAGACACAGCGAGGGCAACCTAAACCCAGTGGGTTGGGGATGCCAGAACAGCCGCACAGAGCCGCTGGAGTGTCGGGACCTGCTGGTCCAGAACGCACTCTTCACTGGGGACCTGGAGATGGTTCAGAAGTACTTCACCAAGGATGCGGCTATCAATCTCATCATTGAGACCAAGGGCGATGAGCTGCGCTGGACTAGCAGGAAATTTG ggctGTGGTCTCTGACCTACGAGCAGGAGCTCACCACGCCACTGCACATCACGGCCAGCCGGGGCTACGCAGACTGCCTGCGGTTCTTGCTGCTCAGGGGCGCTTCCGTCAACTTTGCACCAGGGGGCAAGACTGCCCTGCACGAGGCTTGCGCGGCGGCCAGTACGGACTGCGCGTCCCTGCTGCTCAGCTTTGGAGCTGACCCTGAGGCTGTCTCTGAGGATGGCTACAAGCCTCTGCATCTCTGCAAGAGTCCAGGCTCCATCGA GTGCGTccggcagctgctgcagcatggtgccAGTGTGAACAGCcggacagaggaggaggatgacaCAGCACTGCACGTGGCGGCGCGGCATGGCCTAACAGACCACGTCCAACTGCTGCTGCGCCAtggggcagagctggaagcaaagAATGAGGAGGGACAGACCCCACTGAACGCTGCCTGTGCTCAGCCTCACCAGCCCCGGGATGTGGAGCGCTACTACAGGGTCTGCCAGCTCCTGGTGGAGAGCGGCGCTAGCATCAATGCTGCGGACAGGGACCGCCAGCACCCGCTTCACTTGGCCTGCAAGAATGCCAATGCCCAAGTAGTAGAATTACTGCTGGCCCGGGGTGCCAACGTCAACATCATGAACTACAGCGGCAACACGGCGCTGCACAATATCCTGCAAGCTGCTGCCTACAAGCCGGAGCACCAGCCAGAGCTTGTGGTCCGAGCCCTGCTCAACTACGGTGCCATCCGCATCTGGCCTGGCTCCCTCCTCAAG GTGCTGCGGTACTGCCACAGCTGCCCGCGTGTCCTCGAGGCCCTGATGAACAGCTACGAGCACGTGCGTGTCTCGGAGGACTGGGTGGAGGCCGTTCCAGCCGAGGTCGTGCAG AAATACCCACGTTTCTACCAGTCGCTCTTCTCCCTGGAGCAAAGTCCTCGCTCCTTGCAGCACCTGGCTCGCTGCACGCTCAGGACCTTCCTGGAGGGCCGGTTGCTTCGGGTCCTGTCACAGCTGCACCTGCCAAGTGCCTTGCACCAGTTCCTGCTGCTCGGCTTTGAGGATGTTCTCTACTAA